One Halocalculus aciditolerans DNA segment encodes these proteins:
- a CDS encoding ABC transporter permease subunit: MNLRKTLRISRWEVAKGAGSMGRRTAVALVVLLVVLAGVTAALAATQPSPEQGVYRVAVTDDDAYRPVVEESASLRAVPPGTPVGSGAELQADDGRVTYADTEKGRAAAAAFRRAVTAYNDRLMAEEDDRAAAFPVSVTLTYAEQDTGVTAGAGGSGGGTAGGGGGTAGGGSGSGGGATDGGGTAGGGSSGGGAGSGSGSGGVGGGGLPGLGGSLGGAQSGTPGQLSSPFPLTSLVLAFAFLLPLNVVIQAYGSSVIDERINRRGELLLVSPVSRGDIVVGKTLPYLLGAIGVSAVIAAAVGGGALSVLAVAPLAGLFLGTTFLGALLARSYKELTFVTVTVSVTLTAYAFVPAVFTDVHPIAAISPLSLVVKDLLGEPIGVGEFVLATLPVSLAALVSFVLGAGIYREEDLFTQKPIPGKAMDALAAPVTSLARVPLWTALLIPFVLLAELFVVAIAFVLPTGLAVVGLLVGVSLVEEAAKSLPVRAGFAHARFPDTTKSALVVGVLAGVGFFAGEKLTLLVQLVGLPSLDVGRAAFTSASAGLDPLLLLAAPLVLHTVTATVSALGARRSRATYLAAYGGAVVIHVAYNAAVLGVRL, from the coding sequence ATGAACCTCCGGAAGACGCTCCGCATCTCGCGGTGGGAGGTCGCGAAGGGCGCGGGGTCGATGGGGCGGCGGACGGCCGTCGCGCTCGTCGTCCTCCTCGTCGTCCTCGCGGGCGTCACGGCGGCGCTCGCCGCGACGCAGCCGTCGCCCGAACAGGGCGTCTACCGCGTCGCCGTGACCGACGACGACGCGTACCGACCGGTCGTCGAGGAGAGCGCGTCCCTCCGCGCGGTCCCCCCCGGCACGCCGGTCGGGAGCGGGGCCGAACTCCAAGCCGACGACGGCCGCGTCACCTACGCGGACACCGAGAAGGGGCGAGCGGCCGCGGCGGCCTTCCGACGCGCCGTCACCGCCTACAACGACCGCCTGATGGCGGAAGAGGACGACCGGGCCGCCGCGTTCCCCGTCTCCGTCACCCTCACCTACGCCGAACAGGACACCGGCGTCACCGCCGGCGCTGGCGGGAGCGGCGGCGGAACCGCAGGTGGCGGCGGTGGAACCGCGGGCGGCGGCTCCGGCTCCGGTGGCGGGGCGACGGACGGCGGCGGAACCGCGGGCGGAGGCAGTAGCGGCGGCGGTGCGGGGTCAGGTTCGGGGAGCGGTGGCGTGGGCGGCGGCGGGCTGCCGGGCCTCGGCGGGTCGCTCGGCGGCGCGCAGTCCGGGACGCCCGGCCAGCTCTCCTCGCCGTTCCCGCTGACGTCGCTCGTGCTCGCGTTCGCGTTCCTCCTCCCGTTGAACGTCGTCATCCAGGCGTACGGGTCGAGCGTCATCGACGAGCGCATCAACCGGCGGGGTGAGCTTCTGTTGGTCTCACCGGTCTCCCGCGGGGATATCGTCGTCGGGAAGACGCTCCCCTATCTCCTCGGCGCTATCGGGGTGAGCGCGGTCATCGCGGCGGCCGTCGGCGGCGGCGCGCTCTCCGTGCTCGCCGTCGCACCGCTCGCCGGCCTCTTCCTCGGGACGACGTTCCTCGGCGCGCTTCTCGCGCGCTCCTACAAGGAACTCACGTTCGTCACGGTGACGGTGAGCGTGACGCTCACGGCGTACGCGTTCGTCCCGGCGGTCTTCACGGACGTCCACCCAATCGCCGCTATCAGCCCGCTCAGCCTCGTCGTGAAAGACCTCCTCGGCGAACCCATCGGGGTCGGCGAGTTCGTGCTCGCGACCCTCCCCGTCTCCCTCGCCGCGCTCGTCTCCTTCGTCCTCGGCGCGGGCATCTACCGAGAGGAAGACCTCTTCACGCAGAAGCCGATTCCCGGGAAGGCGATGGACGCCCTCGCCGCGCCGGTCACGTCGCTCGCGCGCGTGCCGCTCTGGACGGCGCTCCTCATCCCGTTCGTCCTCCTCGCCGAGCTCTTCGTCGTCGCCATCGCGTTCGTCCTCCCCACGGGGCTCGCCGTCGTCGGCCTCCTCGTCGGCGTCTCGCTCGTCGAGGAAGCCGCGAAGAGCCTCCCCGTCCGCGCGGGCTTCGCGCACGCCCGCTTCCCCGACACCACGAAGAGCGCGCTCGTCGTCGGCGTCCTCGCCGGCGTCGGGTTCTTCGCCGGCGAGAAGCTCACGCTCCTCGTTCAGCTCGTCGGCCTCCCCTCCCTCGACGTCGGGCGCGCGGCCTTCACGTCGGCGAGCGCCGGCCTCGACCCGCTCCTCCTGCTCGCCGCGCCGCTCGTCTTGCACACGGTCACGGCGACGGTGTCCGCGCTCGGCGCGCGGCGCTCCCGCGCCACCTACCTCGCGGCGTACGGGGGCGCGGTCGTGATTCACGTCGCCTACAACGCCGCCGTGCTGGGGGTGCGGCTGTGA
- a CDS encoding ABC transporter permease, with protein sequence MTRLVVAKRELASLRAEKTIVLAIAIQLFVAAFSGFLVVGLVSLYEPGATGGGYTVDVGVAGNATDDLAPVVDAASERRVSTFETETAARDAFERGRVDALMLATERPNGRVAVQAIAPEGSFRTTLIVTQLKDALQEFERQRRAELDGRLHRQPLDVPDEVPANPYFGFAYTVLVPLLMVLPAFISGSIAADSLAEERERGTLELLRVAPLSLPEIVDGKALAFAGIAPVQAAVWLGLLALNGIQVAHPLALLCFVAAAATVLVGAGEALALRVPDRRDAQLLYSFGALAAIGAASLLPESPANVAAKLAIGSPTLVTWLTLAGLVAVAAAVYAGFRRATSDYGP encoded by the coding sequence GTGACCCGCCTCGTCGTCGCGAAGCGCGAGCTCGCCTCCCTCCGCGCGGAGAAGACCATCGTGCTCGCTATCGCCATTCAGCTCTTCGTCGCCGCGTTCTCCGGGTTCCTCGTCGTCGGCCTCGTCAGCCTCTACGAGCCCGGCGCGACCGGCGGCGGCTACACCGTCGACGTCGGCGTCGCGGGGAACGCCACCGACGACCTCGCGCCCGTCGTCGACGCCGCCAGCGAACGCCGCGTCAGCACCTTCGAGACCGAGACGGCCGCCCGCGACGCCTTCGAGCGCGGCCGCGTCGACGCGCTCATGCTCGCCACCGAACGCCCGAACGGCCGCGTCGCCGTACAGGCCATCGCCCCGGAGGGGAGCTTCCGGACGACGCTCATCGTCACCCAGCTCAAGGACGCCCTCCAGGAGTTCGAGCGCCAGCGCCGCGCCGAACTCGACGGCCGCCTCCACCGCCAGCCGCTCGACGTCCCCGACGAGGTCCCCGCGAACCCCTACTTCGGGTTCGCCTACACGGTCCTCGTCCCCCTCCTGATGGTCCTCCCCGCGTTCATCTCGGGCTCTATCGCCGCGGACTCACTCGCCGAGGAGCGCGAACGCGGCACGTTAGAGCTCCTCCGCGTCGCCCCGCTCTCCCTCCCCGAAATCGTCGACGGGAAAGCGCTCGCCTTCGCGGGCATCGCCCCCGTGCAGGCGGCCGTCTGGCTCGGCCTCCTCGCGCTCAACGGCATTCAGGTCGCCCACCCGCTCGCCCTCCTCTGCTTCGTCGCCGCCGCCGCCACCGTCCTCGTCGGCGCGGGCGAAGCCCTCGCGCTCCGCGTCCCAGATAGAAGAGACGCCCAGCTCCTCTACTCGTTCGGCGCGCTCGCCGCCATCGGCGCGGCCAGCCTCCTCCCGGAGTCGCCCGCGAACGTCGCCGCGAAACTCGCCATCGGCAGCCCCACGCTCGTCACGTGGCTCACGCTCGCCGGCCTCGTCGCCGTCGCCGCCGCCGTCTACGCCGGCTTCCGCCGCGCCACGAGCGACTACGGACCCTGA
- a CDS encoding aldo/keto reductase, whose product MEYTTFGRTGVEVSELCLGCMSFGTSEWRDWVLDEEESREIIERAIDLGINFFDTANMYSEGESERVLGNVLDDYDRDEHVVASKVYHPMGDDPNASGLSRKSIEQELENSLDRLGMDTVDLYQIHRWDDQTPIEQTLSALDDAVRRGEVRYLGASSMWAHQFADALAASEREGLEAFVSMQNHYNAVYREEEREMLPLCEKEGIAVMPWSPLARGYLTRPHEDVRATTRGQSEEYLYEHPYREGGGPEINERVRELAAERGVKMAQIALAWLLHKDWVTTPIVGTTSVEHLEDAVEATELKLSESDMEYLEEPYEPVRVSGHV is encoded by the coding sequence ATGGAGTACACGACGTTCGGCCGGACCGGCGTGGAGGTCTCCGAGCTCTGCCTCGGCTGCATGAGCTTCGGGACCTCGGAGTGGCGCGACTGGGTGCTCGACGAGGAGGAGTCCCGGGAGATCATCGAGCGCGCCATCGACCTCGGCATCAACTTCTTCGACACCGCGAACATGTACAGCGAGGGCGAGTCCGAGCGCGTCCTCGGGAACGTCCTCGACGACTACGACCGCGACGAGCACGTCGTCGCCTCGAAGGTCTACCACCCGATGGGCGACGACCCGAACGCCAGCGGCCTGAGTCGAAAGAGCATCGAGCAGGAGCTCGAGAACTCCCTCGATAGGTTAGGAATGGACACCGTCGACCTCTACCAGATCCACCGCTGGGACGACCAGACGCCCATCGAGCAAACCCTCTCGGCGCTCGACGACGCCGTCCGGCGAGGCGAGGTCCGCTACCTCGGCGCGTCCTCGATGTGGGCGCACCAGTTCGCCGACGCGCTCGCCGCGTCGGAACGCGAGGGCCTGGAGGCCTTCGTCTCCATGCAGAACCACTACAACGCCGTCTACCGCGAAGAAGAGCGAGAGATGCTCCCGCTCTGCGAGAAGGAGGGAATCGCCGTGATGCCCTGGTCGCCGCTCGCCCGCGGCTACCTCACCCGCCCCCACGAGGACGTCCGCGCGACGACCCGCGGCCAATCGGAGGAGTACCTCTACGAACACCCCTACCGCGAGGGCGGCGGCCCCGAAATCAACGAGCGCGTCCGCGAACTCGCCGCCGAGAGAGGGGTGAAGATGGCGCAGATCGCGCTCGCCTGGCTCCTCCACAAGGACTGGGTCACCACCCCCATCGTCGGCACCACCAGCGTCGAACACCTCGAAGATGCCGTCGAAGCCACCGAGCTCAAACTCTCCGAGAGCGACATGGAGTACTTAGAGGAACCCTACGAGCCCGTTCGCGTCTCCGGGCACGTGTAA
- a CDS encoding DUF7342 family protein, producing MSGDNPPDIDLTGEWDAAVEGRTVKDRVYEVATTLTAPTSVADIAGRADCTKEGARPHLEWFVDLGVLEKVADNPALFVRNEAYFEFRRVTELAREFETPAAVADAIEAYRERERELSGHFEAASPGSVVLADVEYDDLDEAYDRLSEWRAVTRRLRELHEAKLRLESGSEPAPASSFP from the coding sequence ATGAGCGGGGACAACCCACCGGATATCGACCTTACCGGAGAATGGGATGCGGCCGTCGAAGGCCGGACGGTGAAGGACCGCGTCTACGAAGTCGCGACGACACTCACAGCGCCGACGTCGGTTGCGGACATCGCCGGGCGTGCGGACTGCACGAAAGAGGGTGCGCGTCCGCATCTCGAATGGTTCGTCGACCTCGGCGTCCTCGAGAAAGTCGCGGACAACCCCGCGCTCTTCGTGCGTAACGAGGCGTACTTCGAGTTCCGGCGCGTCACCGAGCTCGCGCGCGAGTTCGAGACGCCAGCAGCGGTCGCGGACGCGATCGAAGCGTATCGTGAACGGGAACGCGAGCTTTCCGGACACTTCGAGGCTGCGTCCCCCGGTTCGGTCGTCCTCGCCGACGTCGAGTACGACGATCTCGACGAGGCGTACGACCGACTGAGTGAGTGGCGCGCGGTCACTCGACGCCTGCGTGAGCTGCACGAGGCGAAGCTCCGGCTCGAATCCGGCTCCGAGCCAGCACCCGCGTCCTCGTTCCCCTGA
- a CDS encoding EamA family transporter — protein sequence MDYLKWALVALAGYTFVAPLMKIATGPGGIPSTVAALVANAILVLGTIGVVLYTGLPVVDYLTHPRIPYVAAAGVCLTVGILAYYKALSTGPVSIVVPVFGMFLVTSSLAGILFLGDDLTLRKSAGVLFAIAAVYLTAGPRA from the coding sequence ATGGACTATCTCAAGTGGGCGCTCGTCGCGCTCGCCGGTTACACCTTCGTCGCGCCGCTGATGAAGATCGCCACCGGCCCCGGCGGCATCCCCTCCACCGTCGCCGCCCTCGTCGCCAACGCCATCCTCGTCCTCGGTACCATCGGCGTCGTCCTCTACACCGGCCTCCCCGTCGTCGACTACCTCACACACCCGCGCATCCCCTACGTCGCCGCCGCCGGCGTCTGCCTCACCGTCGGCATCCTCGCCTACTACAAAGCCCTCTCCACCGGCCCCGTCAGCATCGTCGTCCCCGTCTTCGGGATGTTCCTCGTCACCAGCTCGCTCGCCGGCATCCTCTTCCTCGGCGACGACCTCACCCTCCGCAAGAGCGCCGGCGTCCTCTTCGCCATCGCCGCCGTCTACCTCACCGCCGGCCCGCGCGCCTGA
- a CDS encoding RAD55 family ATPase, producing the protein MSVHPAAKPYTLDGVLPQELLAEVEPGTNLLVSGQAMTGKRQLLLRLLARGTDDDEGAVVVTSRTPASDVAEEYRPLVDDGTFLRVIDCVSSRSGGEENLDFAHFVSSPGDLTGVGIQFSEIAREAEERGVDRLRIGFDSLSPLLMYVDLQRLFRFLHVFTSQIQSRDWLGLFSIDPDSHDDQVVNTLSQLFDGRLEIRLTDDGVREARVTGISATPTEWVPLEDA; encoded by the coding sequence ATGTCGGTGCATCCAGCAGCTAAACCATACACGCTCGACGGCGTACTCCCCCAGGAGTTGCTCGCGGAGGTCGAACCGGGGACGAACCTCCTCGTGAGCGGTCAGGCGATGACTGGGAAGCGACAGCTCCTGCTCCGCCTGCTCGCGCGCGGCACCGACGACGACGAAGGCGCGGTCGTCGTCACCTCCCGAACTCCCGCCTCGGACGTCGCCGAAGAGTACCGCCCGCTCGTCGACGACGGCACCTTCCTCCGCGTCATCGACTGCGTCAGCTCGCGCAGCGGCGGCGAGGAGAACCTCGACTTCGCGCACTTCGTCTCCTCGCCCGGCGACCTCACCGGCGTCGGCATCCAGTTCTCGGAGATCGCGCGCGAAGCCGAAGAACGCGGCGTCGACCGCCTCCGCATCGGCTTCGACTCCCTCTCCCCGCTCTTGATGTACGTCGACCTCCAGCGGCTCTTCCGCTTCCTCCACGTCTTCACGAGCCAGATTCAGAGCCGCGACTGGCTCGGCCTCTTCTCCATCGACCCCGACAGCCACGACGACCAGGTCGTCAACACCCTCAGCCAGCTCTTCGACGGCCGACTCGAAATCCGGCTCACCGACGACGGCGTCCGCGAAGCCCGCGTCACCGGCATCTCCGCCACTCCCACCGAGTGGGTGCCGCTCGAAGACGCGTAG
- a CDS encoding potassium channel family protein, translated as MDRQQRRVAGYLALVAAVTVACTLAYAYGMATFEGRPRSLLYSLHVVVETFTTTGYGEDAGWQSAPMLVLMVVMQFTGILLVFLALPIFVVPWIERRLEVEPPTRVDVTDHVVICGFTPRGDTLVDELDAQGVDHVIVLDDEERARELHEAGRTVVAGDPEEERTLERACVDDARAVVLDGGDEANAIVALSVREVAPDVELVGFVQDPAGGRYIRLAGADRVLSPHVILGRSLADRVTSAITPDLGETVEIGSDFEIAEIPIQSDSELDGATLADAGIRERTGVNVIGAWFAGEFVAGPPPARELHRNTILLVAGSREALESLKRYTLADPRYDRDHGRVVVAGAGEVGSIVHESLERTDIDATLVDRVDGDDVDVVGDVTETETLEAADLGDADALILALGDDSSTVFSTLVAREFAADLDIICRANEAEAANRIYAAGADYVLTLSRVSGRMLAATLLGEDVMTLDTQVDIVRTDAPGFEGLTLAEADIRSRTGCTVVAVERDDDVHTDLGPDFRIRTGDALVVAGTDTDIATFNELAGVTPAPATD; from the coding sequence ATGGACCGCCAGCAGCGGCGCGTCGCCGGCTACCTCGCGCTCGTCGCCGCCGTCACCGTGGCCTGCACGCTCGCCTACGCCTACGGCATGGCGACCTTCGAAGGCCGCCCGCGCTCCCTCCTCTACTCCCTCCACGTCGTCGTCGAGACCTTCACGACGACGGGGTACGGCGAGGACGCCGGCTGGCAGAGCGCGCCGATGCTCGTCCTCATGGTCGTCATGCAGTTCACCGGCATCCTCCTCGTCTTCCTCGCCCTCCCGATCTTCGTCGTCCCGTGGATCGAACGCCGGCTCGAAGTCGAGCCGCCGACGCGCGTCGACGTCACCGACCACGTCGTCATCTGCGGGTTCACGCCGCGCGGCGACACGCTCGTCGACGAACTCGACGCGCAGGGCGTCGACCACGTCATCGTCCTCGACGACGAAGAACGCGCGCGAGAACTCCACGAAGCCGGCCGCACCGTCGTCGCCGGCGACCCCGAGGAGGAACGCACGCTCGAACGCGCCTGCGTCGACGACGCCCGCGCCGTCGTGCTCGACGGCGGCGACGAGGCGAACGCCATCGTCGCGCTCTCCGTCCGCGAAGTCGCGCCCGACGTCGAGCTCGTCGGGTTCGTCCAGGACCCCGCGGGCGGCCGCTACATCCGGCTCGCCGGCGCGGACCGCGTGCTCAGCCCGCACGTCATCCTCGGGCGCAGCCTCGCCGACAGAGTCACGTCCGCCATCACGCCCGACCTCGGAGAGACCGTCGAAATCGGCTCGGACTTCGAAATCGCGGAAATCCCCATCCAGTCCGACAGCGAGCTGGACGGCGCGACGCTCGCCGACGCCGGCATCCGCGAGCGGACCGGCGTGAACGTCATCGGGGCGTGGTTCGCCGGCGAGTTCGTCGCCGGCCCGCCGCCCGCCCGCGAACTCCACCGGAACACCATCCTCCTCGTCGCCGGCTCTCGCGAGGCCCTCGAATCTCTCAAGCGGTACACGCTCGCCGACCCGCGGTACGACCGCGACCACGGGCGCGTCGTCGTCGCCGGCGCGGGCGAAGTCGGCTCCATCGTCCACGAATCCCTCGAACGCACCGACATCGACGCCACGCTCGTCGACCGCGTCGACGGCGACGACGTCGACGTCGTCGGCGACGTCACCGAGACGGAGACGCTCGAAGCCGCCGACCTCGGCGACGCCGACGCCCTCATCCTCGCGCTCGGCGACGACTCCAGCACCGTCTTCTCCACGCTCGTCGCGCGCGAGTTCGCCGCCGACCTCGACATCATCTGCCGCGCGAACGAAGCCGAGGCCGCGAACCGCATCTACGCCGCCGGCGCGGACTACGTCCTCACGCTCTCCCGCGTCAGCGGCCGGATGCTCGCCGCCACCCTCCTCGGCGAGGACGTCATGACGCTCGACACCCAGGTCGATATCGTCCGCACCGACGCCCCCGGCTTCGAGGGACTGACGCTCGCCGAAGCCGACATCCGCTCGCGAACCGGCTGCACCGTCGTCGCCGTGGAGCGCGACGACGACGTCCACACCGACCTCGGCCCGGACTTCCGCATCCGGACCGGGGACGCGCTCGTCGTCGCCGGCACCGACACCGACATCGCGACGTTCAACGAACTCGCGGGCGTCACCCCCGCACCCGCGACAGACTGA
- a CDS encoding DUF4149 domain-containing protein: MSLATALAGFVVDASLGSWLGAMAFFSFVAAPTTFRVLDDDAGRVVNAIFPTYYVVGVALGALAVVAWAALGALSAAPSLGVPAMALVGVLCHAYARWALVPKMEAAGDDAFATYHKQSVGLNGVAILAVTLALLAAQF, translated from the coding sequence GTGTCACTCGCTACTGCGCTCGCGGGGTTCGTCGTGGACGCGTCGCTCGGGAGTTGGCTCGGCGCGATGGCCTTCTTCTCCTTCGTCGCCGCGCCGACGACGTTCCGCGTGCTCGACGACGACGCGGGCCGCGTCGTGAACGCCATCTTCCCGACGTACTACGTCGTCGGCGTCGCGCTCGGCGCGCTCGCGGTCGTCGCGTGGGCGGCGCTGGGCGCTCTGAGCGCAGCGCCCTCGCTCGGCGTGCCGGCGATGGCGCTCGTCGGCGTGCTCTGTCACGCCTACGCGCGCTGGGCGCTCGTCCCGAAGATGGAGGCCGCGGGCGACGACGCGTTCGCGACCTATCACAAGCAGTCGGTCGGGCTGAACGGCGTCGCGATACTCGCCGTCACGCTCGCTCTGCTCGCCGCGCAGTTCTGA
- a CDS encoding heavy metal translocating P-type ATPase: MSEQTGTIDVMGMSCASCSGSVRDAVAALDGVSSASANFATDGATVTYDPERVSMAEIYDAIRGAGYDPVSETVTVAITGMTCANCASTNETALEGVPGVIEADVNFATDEARVTYNPSMVSLDDLYDAVEDAGYEPVRESGADGGEGGAVDEARSAELARQKRLSLLGAAFTAPLLALMAVHLLSPGTVPDTIPGTALPFGLVPFALATPVQVLLGREFYENSYHAVWKNRSANMDVLVALGSTTAYAYSVFVLAGVLPGELYFDTAAFVLLFVTVGNYFEARTKHRAGDALQELLELEADEATVLEDGEERAVDVDDIAVGDRLLVRPGEKVPTDGVVVEGQSSVDESMVTGESVPVEKSVGDDVVGGTVNENGRLVVEATAVGADTALQRIVQTVKEAQSRQPDVQRVADRISAYFVPAVVVNALVWGVLWYACPGALAGFVEWLPLWGLTGGGPAVVGGAVTAFEFSVLVFASAVLIACPCALGLATPAATMVGTALGAQNGVLFKGGDVLERVQSVDTVVFDKTGTLTTGEMTLTDVVALDRTAADGGERTDGSRGTSELRSDGGAVASGGGADAETTPAETRLLRAAASAERGSEHPLGEALVDGAAERGIDLTHPETFESVPGHGILASVDGHRVLVGNRALFDREGISVDAAESTIEDVASQGKTPVLVAIDGDFAGVLGVGDTVRETAKETVQELLDRGLGVRLLTGDNERTAAAVAAELDIPSGCVRADVRPEEKAEVIDSLRTPGTRVMMVGDGVNDAPALAAADVGVAVGSGTDVAIEAADVTLMRDDPSDVVKAINISEATLQKVKQNLFWALGYNTLAIPLASLGLLQPALAAAAMAFSSMSVLTNSLLFRNYDPSERYERR; encoded by the coding sequence ATGAGCGAACAGACCGGAACGATCGACGTGATGGGGATGTCCTGTGCGAGCTGTTCGGGGAGCGTGCGGGACGCCGTCGCCGCGCTCGACGGGGTGTCGTCGGCGAGCGCGAACTTCGCGACGGACGGCGCGACCGTGACGTACGACCCGGAGCGCGTCTCGATGGCGGAGATTTACGACGCCATCCGCGGGGCGGGCTACGACCCGGTCTCCGAGACGGTCACGGTCGCCATCACGGGGATGACGTGTGCGAACTGCGCGAGCACGAACGAGACGGCGCTGGAGGGCGTTCCCGGCGTCATCGAGGCGGACGTGAACTTCGCGACGGACGAAGCGCGCGTGACCTACAACCCTTCGATGGTGTCGCTCGACGACCTCTACGACGCCGTCGAGGACGCGGGCTACGAGCCCGTGCGGGAGTCGGGAGCCGACGGCGGGGAGGGGGGTGCCGTCGACGAGGCGCGTTCCGCGGAGCTCGCGCGGCAGAAACGCCTCAGCCTCCTCGGCGCGGCGTTCACCGCGCCGCTCCTCGCGCTCATGGCCGTCCACCTGCTCTCACCGGGCACCGTTCCCGACACGATTCCGGGGACTGCGCTGCCGTTCGGTCTCGTGCCGTTCGCGCTCGCGACGCCCGTGCAGGTCCTGCTCGGCCGCGAGTTCTACGAGAACTCCTACCACGCGGTCTGGAAGAACCGGTCGGCGAACATGGACGTGCTCGTGGCGCTCGGGTCGACGACGGCGTACGCGTACAGCGTCTTCGTGCTCGCCGGCGTGCTCCCGGGCGAGCTCTACTTCGACACGGCGGCGTTCGTCCTGCTCTTCGTAACGGTAGGAAACTACTTCGAGGCGCGGACGAAACACCGCGCGGGCGACGCGCTGCAGGAGCTCCTCGAACTCGAAGCCGACGAGGCGACGGTACTGGAGGACGGCGAGGAGCGGGCGGTCGACGTCGACGACATCGCGGTCGGCGACCGCCTGCTCGTCCGACCGGGGGAGAAGGTCCCGACGGACGGCGTCGTCGTCGAGGGGCAGTCCTCGGTGGACGAGTCGATGGTGACGGGCGAGTCCGTGCCAGTGGAGAAGTCGGTCGGCGACGACGTGGTGGGCGGGACGGTGAACGAGAACGGCCGGCTCGTCGTGGAGGCGACGGCGGTCGGCGCGGACACGGCGCTCCAGCGCATCGTGCAAACGGTGAAAGAGGCGCAGTCGCGACAGCCGGACGTACAGCGGGTCGCGGACCGCATCAGCGCGTACTTCGTGCCCGCGGTCGTGGTGAACGCGCTCGTCTGGGGAGTGCTCTGGTACGCGTGCCCGGGCGCGCTCGCGGGGTTCGTGGAGTGGCTGCCGCTCTGGGGGCTCACTGGTGGCGGGCCGGCGGTGGTCGGCGGCGCGGTGACGGCGTTCGAGTTCTCCGTGCTCGTCTTCGCGTCAGCGGTCCTCATCGCGTGTCCGTGCGCGCTCGGCCTCGCGACGCCGGCGGCGACGATGGTCGGGACGGCGCTCGGCGCGCAGAACGGCGTCCTGTTCAAGGGCGGCGACGTCCTCGAACGCGTGCAGTCCGTCGACACGGTCGTCTTCGACAAGACGGGAACGCTCACGACGGGCGAGATGACGCTCACCGACGTCGTCGCGCTCGACCGGACCGCGGCGGACGGCGGCGAGCGAACGGACGGTTCGCGAGGGACGTCGGAGCTCCGCTCCGACGGAGGGGCGGTGGCGAGCGGCGGCGGCGCGGACGCCGAGACGACGCCCGCGGAAACCCGCCTGCTACGTGCGGCGGCGAGCGCGGAGCGCGGGAGCGAACACCCGCTCGGCGAGGCGCTCGTCGACGGCGCAGCGGAGCGAGGCATCGACCTCACGCATCCCGAGACGTTCGAGAGCGTCCCCGGGCACGGCATTCTCGCGTCCGTGGACGGCCACCGGGTTCTCGTCGGGAACCGCGCGCTCTTCGACCGCGAGGGGATTTCGGTTGACGCGGCCGAGTCGACCATCGAGGACGTCGCGTCGCAGGGGAAGACGCCGGTGCTCGTCGCCATCGACGGCGACTTCGCGGGCGTGCTCGGCGTCGGCGACACGGTCCGCGAGACGGCGAAGGAGACGGTACAGGAACTCCTCGACCGCGGGCTGGGCGTCCGCCTCCTCACGGGCGACAACGAGCGGACGGCCGCGGCGGTCGCCGCCGAGCTCGACATTCCCAGCGGGTGCGTCCGCGCGGACGTCCGTCCGGAAGAGAAGGCCGAGGTCATCGACTCCCTGCGGACGCCGGGGACGCGCGTGATGATGGTCGGCGACGGCGTGAACGACGCGCCCGCGCTCGCCGCCGCGGACGTCGGCGTCGCCGTCGGTTCCGGGACGGACGTCGCCATCGAGGCGGCGGACGTCACGCTGATGCGCGACGACCCCTCGGACGTCGTGAAAGCCATCAACATCTCCGAGGCGACGCTGCAGAAAGTGAAGCAGAACCTCTTCTGGGCGCTCGGGTACAACACGCTCGCCATCCCGCTCGCCTCGCTCGGTCTCCTCCAACCCGCGCTCGCCGCGGCCGCGATGGCGTTCTCCTCGATGAGCGTCCTGACGAACAGCCTCCTCTTCCGGAACTACGACCCGAGCGAGCGGTACGAACGCCGCTGA
- a CDS encoding heavy-metal-associated domain-containing protein, translated as MSQKFDIEGMTCEGCSRVVTSAIDGVTGTRNVDVSLADEEATVEGDADAEDIEDAIAEVGYKATKKE; from the coding sequence ATGTCCCAGAAGTTCGACATCGAGGGGATGACCTGCGAAGGCTGTTCGCGCGTCGTGACGAGCGCGATCGACGGCGTCACCGGCACGCGGAACGTCGACGTCTCGCTCGCAGACGAAGAAGCGACCGTCGAGGGCGACGCCGACGCCGAGGACATCGAGGACGCTATCGCAGAAGTCGGCTACAAGGCGACGAAGAAAGAGTAG